One segment of Synechococcus sp. A15-24 DNA contains the following:
- a CDS encoding FAD-dependent monooxygenase, whose amino-acid sequence MAKSLTTVHILGAGPTGSLAAIALASTGCSVVLTDPLTREELLSRSRAYAITHSSRRLLTDLKLWTALQGSLTAFSSLDLRDSACGGRVIFGFDDLPDSNARHQAIGWILDHQPLMKLLMDRLHQHHRVELSLGCAAPAPGIDDLIVAADGPRSTTRSKWGIGCWQFRYCQGCLTSKLVLRGVKPGMAYELFRPEGPFAILPLGDGIFQVVWSAPWTQCQRRADLSTPEFLDELAAVLPAGIEPDLLLDTPQAFPQQWSLARRLSRGRGVLLGEAGHRCHPVGGQGLNLCWRDVASLTNLAEHGGTSQRLARRYGRSRWADLLMVGLATDLLVRLFSNQQRWLLPFRRIGLEAMARFSWLRRISLRAMTDGPTQLLKPLPD is encoded by the coding sequence ATGGCCAAGTCCTTGACAACCGTTCACATCCTGGGAGCCGGACCGACTGGCTCCCTGGCAGCAATTGCCCTGGCGTCGACGGGTTGCAGCGTTGTTCTGACTGATCCGCTGACACGCGAGGAGCTGCTGTCTAGGAGCCGCGCCTACGCCATCACCCATTCCAGCCGCCGTCTGTTGACGGATCTGAAGCTCTGGACTGCTCTTCAGGGCAGCCTGACGGCATTCAGCTCCCTCGATCTCAGAGACTCGGCGTGCGGCGGCCGCGTGATCTTCGGCTTTGACGACCTTCCGGATTCGAACGCTCGCCATCAAGCGATCGGGTGGATCCTCGACCATCAGCCCTTGATGAAACTTCTGATGGATCGTCTCCATCAGCACCATCGCGTTGAGCTCTCGCTGGGCTGTGCAGCGCCAGCCCCTGGCATTGATGATCTGATCGTCGCTGCGGATGGGCCCCGATCGACGACTCGATCGAAATGGGGTATCGGATGCTGGCAATTCCGCTATTGCCAGGGATGTCTCACCTCGAAGCTTGTCCTCAGAGGTGTGAAACCTGGAATGGCCTATGAGCTGTTCCGACCAGAGGGCCCTTTCGCCATTTTACCTCTTGGGGACGGCATCTTTCAGGTGGTGTGGAGCGCACCCTGGACGCAATGCCAGCGCCGAGCTGATTTATCGACCCCGGAATTCCTTGACGAACTTGCAGCCGTGCTTCCTGCCGGAATTGAGCCTGATCTGCTGCTTGACACGCCACAAGCCTTTCCCCAGCAATGGTCGCTGGCAAGGCGTCTGAGCCGCGGCCGCGGTGTTCTGCTCGGCGAAGCCGGCCATCGCTGCCATCCGGTCGGCGGGCAGGGGCTGAACCTCTGCTGGCGCGATGTCGCCAGCCTCACAAACCTTGCTGAGCATGGCGGAACCAGTCAGCGGCTGGCGCGTCGCTACGGGCGGTCACGCTGGGCGGATCTGTTGATGGTGGGGCTCGCCACCGATCTCCTGGTGAGGCTGTTTTCCAATCAGCAACGCTGGCTGCTCCCCTTCCGACGCATCGGCCTCGAGGCCATGGCCCGGTTCAGTTGGTTGCGCCGCATCAGCCTGCGTGCCATGACCGATGGGCCAACCCAACTGCTCAAACCCTTGCCAGACTGA
- the dapB gene encoding 4-hydroxy-tetrahydrodipicolinate reductase, with translation MPPSIPVVVAGALGRMGAEVIKAVVGSADCTLVGAIDNTAGKEGSDIGLELGLGELEVAVTADFEGCLCAVSQSVRDEEAGAVLVDFTHPSVVYEHTRAAFAYGVHPVIGTTGLSPEQLSDLCKFAAKASIGGAVIPNFSVGMVLLQQAAAAAARFYDHAELTELHHNRKADAPSGTCIKTAELMEELGKSFNPAEVDEHESLAGSRGGRRESGLRLHSLRLPGLVAHQEVMFGAPGETYTLRHDTIDRSAYMPGVLLTVRKVRSLQTLVYGLERLI, from the coding sequence ATGCCCCCATCCATACCCGTCGTGGTGGCCGGTGCCCTTGGTCGCATGGGTGCCGAAGTGATCAAGGCAGTGGTGGGATCTGCGGATTGCACGCTGGTGGGGGCCATCGACAACACCGCCGGCAAAGAAGGGAGTGACATCGGCCTTGAACTGGGACTGGGCGAGCTGGAGGTTGCGGTGACAGCCGATTTCGAAGGCTGCCTCTGCGCCGTGAGCCAGTCGGTGCGGGATGAGGAAGCCGGGGCCGTGCTGGTGGATTTCACCCATCCGTCGGTCGTCTACGAGCACACCCGGGCAGCTTTTGCCTACGGCGTGCACCCAGTGATTGGCACCACAGGCCTCTCCCCGGAACAATTGAGTGATCTTTGTAAGTTCGCTGCCAAGGCCTCCATCGGAGGAGCCGTGATTCCAAATTTCTCCGTCGGCATGGTCCTGTTGCAGCAGGCCGCAGCAGCAGCAGCACGCTTTTACGACCACGCTGAGCTCACCGAACTGCATCACAACCGCAAGGCGGATGCTCCCAGTGGCACCTGCATCAAAACCGCCGAACTGATGGAGGAGCTCGGCAAGAGCTTCAACCCTGCCGAAGTGGATGAGCATGAATCGCTGGCAGGCTCCCGAGGTGGTCGTCGTGAGAGCGGGCTTCGGCTCCATTCCCTGCGCTTACCGGGCCTGGTGGCCCATCAGGAAGTGATGTTCGGTGCACCGGGCGAGACCTACACGCTGCGCCACGACACCATTGATCGTTCCGCCTACATGCCGGGTGTCCTTCTCACCGTGCGCAAGGTGCGTTCACTGCAGACGCTGGTTTACGGCCTTGAACGGCTGATCTGA
- a CDS encoding high light inducible protein, which produces MAQTPSTDAPVIRGATVTTEDGGRLNAFASEPRMQVVEAEQGWGFHERAEKLNGRMAMLGFIALLATEIALGGEAFTHGLLGLG; this is translated from the coding sequence ATGGCTCAGACCCCTTCCACCGATGCTCCTGTGATCCGCGGCGCCACAGTGACCACCGAAGACGGCGGTCGTTTGAACGCATTCGCTTCCGAGCCCCGCATGCAGGTGGTGGAAGCTGAGCAGGGTTGGGGCTTCCACGAACGGGCTGAAAAACTGAACGGCCGCATGGCCATGCTCGGCTTTATCGCCCTGCTCGCCACGGAAATCGCCCTCGGTGGTGAAGCCTTCACCCACGGGTTGCTGGGTCTGGGCTGA
- a CDS encoding DUF2949 domain-containing protein yields MVVCSHPQPAASRELQDFLLARLGLSSNALNLGLRQAELEQAPLPIVLWSFGLLSLEQLQQVLDWENNQG; encoded by the coding sequence ATGGTGGTGTGCAGCCATCCACAACCGGCAGCGTCGAGGGAGCTTCAGGACTTTCTGCTCGCTCGGCTTGGGCTGAGCAGCAACGCCCTCAACCTTGGGCTGCGCCAGGCTGAACTGGAACAAGCACCGCTACCCATCGTGCTCTGGAGCTTCGGTCTGCTCAGCCTTGAGCAGCTTCAACAGGTCCTCGACTGGGAAAACAATCAGGGGTAA